From a region of the Lactuca sativa cultivar Salinas chromosome 4, Lsat_Salinas_v11, whole genome shotgun sequence genome:
- the LOC111900817 gene encoding photosynthetic NDH subunit of subcomplex B 3, chloroplastic, which yields MGTIQPMNAYGISSFSHSLCSNFKNTINTSFAIQRPSTKCQSHSKSKIRAMATSEAPSSQEPPCVNFAFVSSVLLPDGTPDVHFRSATGGQKLRDIMLDSHIELYGPYSRPLLNCAGGGTCGTCMVEVIEGKELLTPRTDKEKEKLNRNPKNWRLACQTTVGKPDSTGLVVIQQLPEWKGHEWTLGKEPPPES from the exons ATGGGCACAATTCAGCCCATGAATGCATATGGCATCTCTTCATTCTCACACTCTCTCTGCTCCAATTTCAAGAACACCATTAACACCAGTTTCGCCATTCAAAGACCCTCCACCAAGTGCCAAAGTCACTCAAAGTCAAAAATCCGAGCCATGGCAACCTCTGAAGCTCCATCATCACAAGAACCCCCTTGTGTCAATTTCGCTTTCGTTAGT TCGGTGTTGCTACCAGATGGAACCCCCGACGTACATTTTAGAAGCGCGACTGGTGGACAGAAACTTAGGGACATAATGCTAGATTCACATATCGAGTTGTATGGACCATAT TCTAGACCTTTGCTAAACTGTGCTGGAGGAGGAACATGTGGTACTTGCATGGTGGAG GTTATTGAAGGGAAGGAGTTGCTTACACCACGAACAGACAAAGAGAAGGAGAAGCTTAATCGG AATCCGAAGAACTGGAGGCTCGCTTGTCAAACAACTGTGGGGAAACCGGATTCAACAGGCCTG GTTGTGATACAGCAATTACCAGAATGGAAAGGACATGAATGGACACTCGGAAAGGAGCCTCCTCCAGAATCTTGA